From the genome of Nocardia sp. NBC_01503, one region includes:
- a CDS encoding alpha/beta hydrolase, which yields MAGTAQALPLRQSPDGTVEPVGETDATPGPVAEPAPPPAPAAEPAPEPPPRPRFEEFMVPSSMGPVKVQVQWAKNGGDAALYLLDGLRARDDFNAWTFETNALQLFADDNVTLVMPVGGQSSFYTDWRAPSSTNGQKFTYRWETFLTQELPAFLEPMGVSRTRNAIAGLSMGGSAALALAAYHRDMFMHASSFSGYLNISAPGMREAIRVAMLDAGRFNVDSMAWPWSPQWLRMDPFVFAPQLRGLPMYISASWGVLGAHDDPASARGAFNTMNAVALEALSMLNTVSFMSRMNELGIGAHYSLPTKGTHSWGYWQDQLTAARPDILSALGV from the coding sequence ATGGCGGGTACCGCGCAGGCCCTGCCGCTGCGTCAATCCCCGGACGGCACAGTCGAACCCGTCGGTGAGACCGATGCCACCCCCGGCCCCGTCGCCGAGCCCGCACCGCCGCCCGCGCCCGCCGCCGAGCCCGCACCCGAACCCCCGCCGCGCCCGCGCTTCGAGGAGTTCATGGTGCCCTCCAGTATGGGGCCGGTGAAGGTGCAGGTGCAGTGGGCCAAGAATGGCGGCGATGCCGCGCTCTACCTGCTCGACGGTCTGCGCGCGCGAGATGACTTCAACGCCTGGACATTCGAGACCAATGCCCTGCAGCTCTTCGCCGATGACAATGTCACCCTGGTGATGCCGGTCGGCGGCCAATCCAGCTTCTACACCGACTGGCGCGCGCCCTCCAGCACCAACGGCCAGAAGTTCACCTATCGCTGGGAGACCTTCCTGACCCAGGAGCTGCCCGCCTTCCTGGAGCCGATGGGGGTGTCCCGCACCCGGAACGCCATCGCCGGACTCTCCATGGGCGGCTCCGCGGCGCTGGCGCTGGCCGCCTATCACCGCGATATGTTCATGCACGCCTCCTCGTTCTCCGGCTACCTGAACATCTCCGCGCCCGGTATGCGCGAGGCCATTCGCGTCGCCATGCTCGATGCCGGTCGCTTCAATGTGGATTCGATGGCGTGGCCGTGGAGCCCGCAGTGGCTGCGCATGGATCCGTTCGTCTTCGCGCCGCAGCTGCGCGGTCTGCCCATGTACATCTCGGCGTCCTGGGGTGTGCTCGGCGCGCACGATGATCCGGCCTCGGCGCGGGGTGCGTTCAACACCATGAACGCGGTGGCCCTGGAGGCGCTGTCGATGCTCAATACCGTCTCGTTCATGTCCCGGATGAATGAGCTCGGGATCGGCGCGCACTACAGCCTGCCGACCAAGGGCACGCACTCGTGGGGTTACTGGCAAGACCAGTTGACCGCGGCGCGGCCGGACATTCTGTCGGCCCTGGGCGTGTAG
- a CDS encoding alpha/beta hydrolase, whose amino-acid sequence MRFGRSAMPGGVQSRRGAQRGWGTRLLAASAAALAIPTAAAVAAPTIAMAAPIASPVHRTPAGGYEELMVPSSMGPVKVQVQWAKNGGSKALYLLDGLRARDDKNAWSFETNAMQQFENDDVTLVMPVGGQSSWYADWTSASNTNGQKYTYKWETFLTKELPDFLAGYGVSRTQNAIVGLSMSGPAALRMAAYHRDMFKHASSFSGPLNWNAPGMREAIRVMMLDAGRFNVDSMAAPWSPAWLRMDPSVFAPQLKGLPMYISAASGLPSGADAASGAFNTANAMGIEAISMVTTRLFQGRMNQLGIGQNVTYDYPAIGVHNWKNWEAELWKARPQILQALNS is encoded by the coding sequence ATGCGTTTCGGCAGGTCCGCCATGCCGGGTGGAGTCCAGTCCAGACGTGGTGCTCAGCGTGGGTGGGGCACACGACTTCTGGCTGCGAGCGCCGCGGCACTGGCCATCCCGACCGCCGCGGCAGTCGCGGCCCCGACGATCGCCATGGCCGCTCCGATCGCCAGCCCGGTGCACCGCACCCCCGCGGGCGGCTACGAAGAGTTGATGGTCCCGTCCAGTATGGGCCCGGTCAAGGTGCAGGTGCAGTGGGCCAAGAACGGTGGCAGCAAAGCGCTGTACCTGCTCGACGGTCTGCGCGCCCGCGATGACAAGAACGCCTGGTCGTTCGAGACGAACGCCATGCAGCAGTTCGAGAACGACGATGTCACCCTGGTGATGCCGGTGGGTGGTCAGTCCAGCTGGTATGCGGACTGGACCTCGGCGAGCAATACCAATGGTCAGAAGTACACCTACAAGTGGGAGACGTTCCTCACCAAGGAGCTCCCCGATTTCCTTGCCGGATACGGTGTTTCGCGTACGCAGAACGCCATTGTGGGTCTGTCGATGAGTGGTCCGGCCGCGCTGCGCATGGCCGCCTACCACCGCGATATGTTCAAGCACGCCTCTTCTTTCTCGGGTCCGCTGAACTGGAACGCGCCGGGTATGCGTGAGGCCATTCGCGTCATGATGCTCGACGCCGGTCGCTTCAATGTGGACTCGATGGCCGCGCCGTGGAGCCCGGCCTGGCTGCGTATGGACCCCTCGGTGTTCGCCCCGCAGCTCAAGGGTCTGCCGATGTACATCTCGGCCGCGAGTGGTCTGCCCAGTGGTGCGGACGCGGCGTCCGGTGCCTTCAATACCGCGAATGCCATGGGTATCGAAGCGATTTCGATGGTCACCACCCGTTTGTTCCAGGGCCGGATGAATCAGTTGGGTATCGGTCAGAATGTGACCTACGACTACCCGGCGATCGGCGTGCACAACTGGAAGAACTGGGAAGCGGAGCTGTGGAAGGCTCGCCCGCAGATTCTGCAGGCGCTGAACTCCTGA
- a CDS encoding alpha/beta hydrolase yields the protein MTKLRRSVVGLAMALAMPWAVAVGPGAAPAAAAFDPAGSDFWVDSSMGPIKSRIFRAADGNTQRVVYALDGLRARNDLSGWEIDTDVERVLTAWNINVVMPIGGQSSFYSDWMAPSNTNGQTTAYAWETFLTRDLRNALAARLGFNPNGNGVFGLSMGGSAALVMAAYHPDQFRYAASYSGYLNISAPGMREALRLALLDAGGFNIDSMWGPPWSELWLRNDPFVFAPLLRANNTRLWIATGNGQPGDRDTVNSPLDAFNLTNAAGLETVALANTRAFQARMDSLGPSNVVFDYTPNGVHSWKYWQDQVFKMLPDLSANIG from the coding sequence ATGACGAAGCTGCGCCGCTCGGTCGTGGGCTTGGCAATGGCACTGGCCATGCCCTGGGCGGTCGCGGTGGGTCCGGGTGCGGCTCCGGCCGCCGCGGCATTCGATCCGGCCGGATCCGACTTCTGGGTCGACTCGAGTATGGGTCCGATCAAGTCGCGGATCTTCCGCGCCGCGGATGGCAATACCCAGCGCGTGGTCTATGCCCTGGACGGTCTGCGCGCGCGAAATGACCTGTCCGGTTGGGAGATCGACACCGACGTGGAGCGCGTACTGACCGCGTGGAACATCAATGTGGTGATGCCCATCGGCGGTCAGTCCAGCTTCTACTCGGACTGGATGGCCCCGAGCAATACCAACGGCCAAACCACCGCATACGCCTGGGAAACATTTCTGACCCGCGATCTGCGTAATGCGCTGGCGGCTCGGCTGGGCTTCAATCCGAACGGCAACGGCGTCTTCGGATTGTCCATGGGCGGTAGTGCGGCGCTGGTCATGGCCGCCTATCATCCGGATCAGTTCCGTTATGCCGCATCATATTCCGGTTATTTGAATATCTCCGCGCCGGGAATGCGGGAGGCGCTGCGGCTGGCGCTGCTGGACGCGGGCGGCTTCAACATCGACTCCATGTGGGGGCCGCCGTGGAGCGAATTATGGCTGCGCAACGATCCTTTCGTGTTCGCACCGCTGCTGCGGGCCAACAACACCCGACTGTGGATAGCCACCGGTAACGGTCAACCCGGTGACCGGGATACGGTGAACTCGCCACTGGACGCGTTCAACCTGACGAATGCGGCTGGACTCGAGACGGTCGCACTGGCGAATACCCGTGCGTTCCAGGCCCGTATGGACTCACTCGGTCCGAGCAATGTCGTCTTCGACTACACCCCGAACGGTGTGCACTCCTGGAAGTACTGGCAGGATCAGGTCTTCAAGATGTTGCCCGATCTCAGCGCGAACATCGGCTGA
- a CDS encoding alpha/beta hydrolase, with protein MRGSGLKRLILGVTATLLVPLGITVLGSPPASAAFNPAAFDFWVDSPVMGPIKTRILRAADGNTDRVVYALDGMRATELLNGWENDTNVAEVLAGWNINVVMPVGGESSFYADWNSPSSFFGVPAGAGSSAANTGSGATEAMGAGPGKSYRYDWETFLTNQLRWALRDRLGFNPNRNGVFGLSMGGSAALTLAAYHPDQFSYAGSYSGYLNISAPSMRELIRAAMIDAGGYNVDSMAPPWGDQWLRMDPFVFAPTLIANNTRLWIAAGSGSPMPQDLDIPLGAAADRLVRGSPLEALALANTRAFQVRMDTLGARNVVYSFPPTGLHAWTNWQEEAYRMIPDMSANIG; from the coding sequence ATGCGCGGTTCGGGTTTGAAACGATTGATTCTCGGCGTCACCGCGACGCTGCTGGTTCCACTGGGCATTACGGTGCTCGGATCTCCACCCGCTTCGGCGGCGTTCAATCCGGCCGCCTTCGACTTCTGGGTCGACTCTCCGGTGATGGGTCCGATCAAGACGCGCATTCTGCGTGCGGCCGATGGCAATACCGACCGCGTCGTCTACGCGCTCGACGGTATGCGCGCCACCGAACTCCTGAACGGCTGGGAGAACGACACCAACGTCGCCGAGGTGCTGGCCGGCTGGAATATCAATGTGGTCATGCCGGTGGGCGGTGAGTCCAGTTTCTACGCCGACTGGAACTCGCCGAGTTCCTTCTTCGGCGTCCCGGCCGGTGCGGGTTCCTCCGCGGCCAATACCGGTTCGGGTGCCACCGAGGCGATGGGCGCGGGGCCGGGTAAGAGCTACCGGTACGACTGGGAGACCTTCCTGACCAATCAGCTGCGCTGGGCGCTGCGAGATCGGCTGGGGTTCAACCCGAATCGCAACGGTGTGTTCGGCCTGTCCATGGGTGGTTCGGCCGCGCTGACACTGGCCGCCTACCACCCGGATCAGTTCAGCTACGCCGGTTCGTATTCGGGCTATCTGAATATCTCCGCGCCGTCGATGCGCGAGTTGATCCGCGCCGCCATGATCGACGCGGGCGGCTACAACGTCGACTCGATGGCTCCGCCGTGGGGTGATCAGTGGCTGCGGATGGATCCGTTCGTCTTCGCACCGACGCTGATCGCCAACAACACTCGGCTCTGGATCGCGGCGGGCAGTGGTTCGCCGATGCCGCAGGATCTGGATATCCCGCTGGGGGCCGCGGCCGATCGGCTGGTGCGTGGTTCGCCGCTGGAGGCATTGGCGCTGGCGAACACCCGCGCTTTCCAGGTTCGGATGGATACGCTCGGTGCGCGAAATGTCGTGTATTCCTTCCCGCCGACCGGTCTGCACGCCTGGACCAACTGGCAGGAAGAGGCATATCGGATGATTCCGGACATGTCGGCGAATATCGGGTAA
- a CDS encoding alpha/beta hydrolase, whose protein sequence is MMRGAQERRRRTSGGWIKRSAVGVALALLVPFGVSAAGAAGTANAAFDPSAFDFWVDSSTGMGPIKTRIFRAADGNTDRVVYALDGMRATEILNGWENDTDVARALTAANINVVMPVGGQSSFYADWASPSTFLGVPGGTGSGSLSSSGSASGSSSGSGAFQLMSGGPGKSYRYTWETFLTQDLRNALRDRLGFRSTRNGVFGLSMGGSAALTLAAYHPDQFSYAGSFSGYLNISAPGMREAMRLAMVDAGGYNVDSMALPWSPAWLRMDPFVFAPMLKNNNTRLWISAASAIPAAGDVTSVMSVIQGMPLEALALVNTRAFQARMMAIGAGNVTYDFPGTGVHNWNNWAAEVYRMIPDLSNNIG, encoded by the coding sequence ATGATGCGAGGCGCGCAGGAGAGACGTCGGAGAACGAGCGGCGGTTGGATCAAGAGGTCGGCGGTTGGCGTGGCCTTGGCGCTACTGGTGCCGTTCGGGGTGTCGGCGGCAGGCGCGGCAGGAACAGCCAACGCGGCCTTCGATCCCTCCGCCTTCGACTTCTGGGTCGACTCGTCCACCGGAATGGGTCCGATCAAGACCCGTATCTTCCGCGCGGCCGACGGCAATACCGATCGCGTCGTCTACGCGCTCGACGGTATGCGCGCCACCGAGATTCTGAACGGCTGGGAGAACGACACCGATGTCGCCCGCGCGCTGACCGCCGCGAACATCAATGTCGTCATGCCCGTCGGCGGCCAGTCCAGCTTCTACGCGGACTGGGCCTCGCCCAGCACCTTCCTCGGTGTCCCCGGTGGCACCGGCTCCGGTTCGCTCTCCTCCTCCGGTTCGGCCTCGGGCTCCTCGTCGGGCTCCGGCGCCTTCCAGCTCATGTCCGGTGGTCCGGGCAAGAGCTACCGCTACACCTGGGAGACGTTCCTGACCCAGGACCTGCGCAACGCACTGCGCGATCGACTCGGCTTCCGTTCCACCCGCAATGGCGTGTTCGGTCTGTCCATGGGCGGTTCGGCCGCGCTGACCCTCGCGGCCTACCACCCGGATCAGTTCAGCTACGCGGGCTCGTTCTCGGGTTACCTGAACATCTCCGCCCCCGGCATGCGTGAGGCCATGCGCCTGGCCATGGTCGACGCCGGGGGCTACAACGTCGACTCCATGGCGCTGCCGTGGAGCCCGGCCTGGCTGCGCATGGATCCGTTCGTGTTCGCGCCGATGTTGAAGAACAACAACACCCGCCTGTGGATCTCCGCCGCGAGCGCCATCCCGGCTGCGGGTGATGTCACCTCGGTCATGTCGGTCATTCAGGGGATGCCCCTGGAAGCGCTCGCACTGGTCAACACCCGTGCCTTCCAGGCGCGCATGATGGCCATCGGCGCGGGCAATGTCACATACGACTTCCCGGGTACCGGTGTGCACAACTGGAACAACTGGGCCGCCGAGGTCTACCGCATGATCCCGGACCTGTCGAACAACATCGGTTGA
- a CDS encoding alpha/beta hydrolase, with product MTVSGAQENPAGDGESAGRVWTRRSALGLAAAALLPLGISVAGPGSTPIARAAFDPTGMDFWVDSSMGPIKSRVFRAADGNTNRVVYALDGMRARDDLNGWEIETNAAHTLTAANINVVMPVGGMSSFYADWTSPSTFLGIPAGTLSGTGSGAAQALAGGPGKTSTYKWETFLSQNLPAALRDRLGFSSTRNGVVGLSMSGSSALVLAAYYPSQFCYAASLSGALNLSMSGMRDAVRVAMLDAGGYNVDALAKAKDAKWQHLDPYTFAPKLKANNTRLFISAGSGLPSSADAINASTIQGMGIEAIALVGTKSFQARFNSLGGKNVVYDFPAVGVHNWKNWESEMNRLVPDLSANIG from the coding sequence TTGACTGTGAGTGGGGCACAGGAGAATCCGGCAGGGGACGGAGAATCCGCAGGGCGCGTATGGACCAGGCGGTCCGCTCTGGGTCTGGCCGCGGCCGCTCTGCTACCGCTCGGGATATCGGTAGCGGGACCGGGGAGCACGCCCATCGCGCGCGCCGCGTTCGATCCGACCGGTATGGATTTCTGGGTCGATTCGAGTATGGGGCCCATCAAGTCCCGGGTGTTCCGGGCCGCCGATGGAAATACCAACCGGGTCGTCTATGCCCTGGACGGTATGCGCGCCCGCGACGATCTGAACGGCTGGGAGATCGAGACCAATGCCGCGCACACGCTGACCGCGGCCAATATCAATGTGGTCATGCCGGTCGGCGGTATGTCCTCCTTCTACGCCGACTGGACCTCGCCGAGCACCTTCCTCGGTATTCCGGCGGGCACCCTGTCCGGTACGGGATCCGGTGCGGCACAGGCGCTCGCGGGCGGGCCGGGTAAGACCTCCACCTACAAGTGGGAGACCTTCCTGTCCCAGAACCTGCCCGCCGCACTGCGAGATCGCCTGGGCTTCAGCTCGACTCGCAACGGTGTGGTCGGCCTCTCCATGAGCGGCAGCTCCGCGCTGGTGCTGGCCGCCTACTATCCGAGCCAATTCTGCTATGCCGCTTCGCTGTCCGGCGCGCTTAACCTGTCCATGTCCGGTATGCGCGATGCCGTGCGCGTCGCCATGCTCGACGCGGGCGGCTACAACGTCGACGCGCTGGCCAAGGCCAAGGACGCCAAATGGCAGCACCTCGATCCGTACACCTTCGCGCCGAAGTTGAAGGCCAACAACACCAGGCTCTTCATCTCCGCGGGCAGCGGCCTGCCCTCCTCGGCCGATGCCATCAACGCCTCGACCATTCAGGGCATGGGTATCGAGGCCATCGCGCTGGTGGGCACCAAGTCTTTTCAGGCTCGCTTCAACAGCCTGGGCGGTAAGAACGTGGTGTACGACTTCCCGGCGGTCGGCGTACACAACTGGAAGAACTGGGAGAGTGAGATGAACCGTCTCGTACCGGATTTGTCCGCGAACATCGGCTGA